Proteins co-encoded in one Pirellulales bacterium genomic window:
- a CDS encoding type II secretion system protein, with the protein MRYRNGFTLVELLVVIAIVGLLIALLLPAMQRARAAARRLQCLSNLHQIGLGLMQYVGVHRGHFPWTYHGDPTNTYHSDNTLSWILTLAPYLENVDNMRLCPEDPLGTQRVEADASGSPGTSYVINEYVSYPTPDGHAVLNINEMLSSHSVIILFEGADTGRAATDDHVHTSTWYAPSDIVRGRVWNVITGEVNPAQHSDCANYLYADGHAETVSLPMFSSWVQQDIQNYLNGHPTNFARPLSN; encoded by the coding sequence ATGCGCTATCGGAATGGTTTTACATTAGTCGAATTGTTGGTCGTGATAGCCATTGTCGGCTTGCTGATTGCGCTGCTGCTGCCGGCGATGCAGCGCGCCCGGGCTGCGGCCAGGCGACTGCAATGTTTAAGCAACCTGCACCAAATCGGTCTTGGTCTCATGCAGTATGTCGGAGTTCATCGCGGGCACTTTCCGTGGACATATCACGGGGATCCCACGAACACTTATCACTCTGACAATACGCTGTCATGGATTCTTACGTTGGCGCCTTATTTGGAAAACGTGGATAACATGCGGCTTTGCCCAGAAGATCCGCTGGGAACACAACGCGTGGAGGCCGATGCCAGCGGTTCGCCAGGCACAAGCTATGTGATCAATGAGTATGTGTCGTATCCGACGCCCGACGGCCACGCGGTGCTCAATATCAATGAAATGCTGAGCTCGCACTCGGTGATAATTTTGTTCGAAGGGGCGGACACCGGCCGTGCGGCGACGGACGACCATGTTCACACGTCCACTTGGTACGCACCAAGTGATATTGTTCGCGGCAGAGTCTGGAATGTGATAACGGGAGAGGTCAATCCCGCGCAGCATTCGGACTGCGCCAATTACTTGTACGCTGATGGACACGCGGAGACGGTTTCACTGCCGATGTTCAGTAGTTGGGTCCAGCAAGACATTCAGAACTATTTGAACGGGCATCCGACAAACTTTGCGCGGCCTTTGAGCAACTGA
- a CDS encoding thiamine pyrophosphate-dependent enzyme: MTKGTEAAPGSQSITGLSIGAYIIRRLQDYGVRHVFGIPGDYVLGFYKMLSESPIQTLNCTREDCAGFAADAYARVNGMGAVCVTYCVGGLSLCNSIAGAYAEKSPVVVISGAPGLGERINNPLLHHKVRDFHTQSEVFEKLCIAGAELDDTNEAFREIDRVLDAAARHKRPVYLELPRDMVGVVPEKPHQFRQAEAVSNQEALNESVEEAVSWISSCRKAVIIAGVEIHRFGLQDDVLALAEKSNIAVAATMLGKSVVSEVHPLYVGLYEGALGREEVTRFVEESDCVILLGTFMTDINLGIYTANLNPAKCVYATSEQLRIRHHHFHGVQLGDFIRALAARHPTPPQRVLPPNPKLNSEHFSVRVDAPITIRRLTERLNQMLNDQTVVIADIGDSLFAATELIVRERTEFISPAYYTSMGFAVPAALGVHVARADRRAVVIVGDGAFQMTGMELSTLVRYRFPTIIVLLDNGGYGTERFLHPQCNFNDVHPWRYHKLPEALGGGTGYEVRTEGELDEALKRAWADTSGPSLIQVHIDTGDISTALRRLSERLSKRV, from the coding sequence ATGACCAAGGGAACTGAGGCCGCACCTGGTAGCCAGTCCATAACCGGTCTTTCGATCGGCGCATATATCATTCGCCGGCTGCAAGATTACGGTGTGCGGCACGTCTTCGGAATTCCCGGAGATTATGTGCTGGGTTTTTATAAAATGCTCAGCGAGAGTCCCATTCAAACACTTAATTGCACTCGCGAAGATTGTGCCGGCTTCGCTGCTGACGCCTATGCTCGGGTGAACGGCATGGGTGCGGTGTGCGTGACCTACTGCGTGGGTGGTTTGAGCCTGTGCAATTCCATCGCTGGCGCTTACGCTGAAAAATCGCCGGTGGTGGTAATTAGCGGAGCTCCAGGGTTGGGAGAGCGGATCAATAATCCGCTACTGCACCATAAAGTTCGTGATTTCCACACTCAATCCGAAGTCTTTGAAAAGTTGTGCATCGCCGGCGCGGAATTGGACGACACAAACGAAGCATTTCGGGAAATTGATCGCGTACTCGATGCCGCCGCACGCCACAAGCGCCCCGTCTATTTGGAATTGCCGCGCGATATGGTCGGCGTAGTGCCGGAAAAGCCACATCAATTCCGCCAGGCCGAAGCGGTTAGCAATCAAGAAGCGTTGAACGAATCGGTCGAAGAGGCAGTAAGCTGGATTTCCAGTTGCCGCAAGGCAGTGATTATCGCTGGGGTAGAAATTCACCGCTTCGGGTTACAAGACGACGTTCTGGCACTGGCCGAAAAATCGAATATTGCTGTTGCGGCCACCATGTTGGGTAAAAGTGTCGTCAGCGAAGTTCATCCTCTGTATGTGGGCCTGTATGAAGGAGCGTTGGGTCGCGAAGAAGTCACTCGCTTCGTCGAAGAAAGTGATTGCGTAATCCTGCTGGGCACGTTCATGACCGACATCAATCTCGGTATTTACACGGCGAATTTGAATCCGGCGAAGTGCGTTTACGCCACGAGCGAGCAGCTACGGATACGACATCATCATTTTCATGGCGTGCAGTTGGGCGATTTTATTCGTGCGCTGGCAGCCCGCCACCCCACTCCACCGCAACGCGTTCTGCCTCCAAATCCTAAATTAAATAGTGAACATTTCTCCGTTCGCGTCGATGCGCCGATAACCATTCGCCGCTTGACTGAGCGGTTGAACCAGATGCTCAACGACCAAACGGTCGTGATTGCCGATATCGGCGATTCGCTCTTCGCCGCTACGGAACTGATTGTGCGGGAACGAACCGAATTCATCTCGCCGGCTTATTACACGTCGATGGGTTTTGCCGTGCCGGCGGCACTGGGCGTGCATGTGGCACGCGCTGATCGGCGTGCCGTCGTGATTGTAGGAGATGGTGCATTCCAGATGACTGGCATGGAGCTTTCCACGTTGGTGCGATATCGTTTTCCGACGATCATTGTTTTGCTCGATAACGGCGGCTACGGCACGGAGCGGTTTCTGCATCCACAATGTAATTTCAATGACGTCCACCCCTGGCGCTACCATAAGTTGCCCGAAGCGCTGGGAGGAGGCACAGGTTACGAAGTCCGGACAGAAGGGGAATTGGACGAGGCATTGAAGCGCGCCTGGGCTGACACGAGCGGCCCTAGCTTGATTCAAGTTCACATCGATACCGGCGACATTAGCACGGCGCTGCGACGTCTTTCGGAACGGTTGAGTAAACGAGTATGA
- a CDS encoding rhamnulokinase family protein, translating to MPSTCFVPIDLGASSGRHLAAMFDGKRLTLEEIYRFENGPTTAGGRMYWNLLGLWQHILTGLRATKAKHGERVASIAVDTWGVDFGLLGKGDELLGNPICYRDSRTDGMLERAFSRVPREEIFAQTGLQFMQINTLYQLLAMKLQNSAILEMAESLLMMPDLFHWLLTGVKGNEMTDATTTQFFNPVQGGWATELFERLSLPTRILGNIIQPGTKLGPLLPQVAAATGLAKVQVVAPGTHDTASAVMAVPAASQPGARPDWCYISSGTWSIMGVEMPRPVINEKCLALNFTNEGGVGGTTRLLKNIVGLWLVQECRRVWSLAGTTYSWEHLTQAAGSAKPLAAFIRPNDPTFLAPPDMPEAIRAFCQRTGQTAPADEGAVIRCALESLALLYRGTLESLEQLIGGRIETIHIVGGGTQNRQLCQMTADACQRRVVAGPVEATAIGNALMQAVAASEIGSIAQAREIVRRSFQVEEYQLQNAAAWKEAYERFLALRET from the coding sequence ATGCCCTCGACGTGTTTTGTGCCCATCGATTTAGGCGCTTCCAGCGGTCGCCATTTGGCGGCAATGTTCGACGGAAAGCGTCTGACGTTGGAAGAAATTTATCGCTTCGAAAATGGCCCGACTACGGCCGGCGGGCGGATGTACTGGAACTTGTTGGGATTATGGCAACACATTCTCACGGGATTGCGCGCCACCAAAGCCAAGCACGGCGAACGTGTCGCTAGCATTGCCGTGGATACGTGGGGCGTTGACTTCGGGTTACTGGGGAAGGGCGACGAGTTGCTAGGCAATCCGATTTGCTACCGTGATTCGCGCACCGATGGCATGTTGGAGCGCGCTTTCTCACGAGTGCCGCGGGAAGAAATTTTCGCCCAAACCGGCTTACAGTTCATGCAGATCAACACACTGTATCAACTGTTGGCGATGAAATTGCAGAACTCGGCGATTCTGGAGATGGCCGAATCGCTGCTCATGATGCCCGACCTGTTTCATTGGCTACTGACGGGCGTCAAGGGAAACGAAATGACCGATGCGACCACCACGCAGTTTTTTAATCCGGTCCAAGGTGGATGGGCAACGGAATTGTTTGAGCGTTTGAGTTTGCCGACGCGGATATTAGGCAACATCATTCAACCTGGCACAAAACTTGGACCGCTTTTGCCGCAAGTCGCCGCCGCGACAGGGTTGGCCAAAGTGCAAGTCGTAGCGCCGGGAACGCATGACACCGCCAGCGCTGTAATGGCCGTCCCGGCGGCCAGCCAACCCGGGGCTCGGCCCGATTGGTGTTACATTAGCTCCGGCACGTGGAGCATCATGGGCGTGGAGATGCCCCGGCCGGTAATTAACGAAAAGTGCTTAGCCCTCAATTTCACCAACGAAGGGGGCGTGGGCGGGACGACGCGGTTATTGAAAAACATTGTCGGCCTGTGGCTGGTGCAAGAATGTCGACGGGTCTGGAGTTTGGCGGGCACGACGTATTCCTGGGAACACTTAACCCAAGCGGCTGGAAGTGCTAAGCCGCTGGCCGCATTTATTCGTCCCAACGATCCGACGTTCTTAGCGCCGCCGGACATGCCGGAAGCGATTCGTGCCTTTTGCCAACGGACCGGACAAACTGCGCCGGCGGACGAGGGCGCCGTTATTCGCTGTGCGCTGGAAAGCCTGGCTTTGCTATATCGCGGCACGTTGGAATCGTTGGAGCAATTGATTGGCGGGCGAATTGAAACGATTCACATTGTTGGCGGCGGCACTCAAAACCGGCAGCTCTGCCAGATGACAGCCGATGCTTGTCAGCGCCGCGTGGTGGCAGGGCCAGTAGAAGCAACAGCCATTGGCAACGCGCTAATGCAGGCGGTTGCCGCTAGCGAAATTGGCTCGATTGCACAAGCGCGGGAAATTGTGCGCAGAAGTTTTCAAGTGGAAGAATACCAACTGCAAAATGCTGCCGCGTGGAAAGAAGCGTACGAGCGGTTTTTGGCGCTTCGGGAGACTTGA
- a CDS encoding phosphoadenylyl-sulfate reductase: protein MSEPSSPVPVTAGASTPGRTPAIPAASQTDAQPLVATDELLAFLAAESQKLESATPQEIVRWAVEHYFPKLTMATAFGPEGCAIIHMIAQVEPRVHVFNLETGYQFKETMELREKIAQRYGIEVEFKRPDTTVEVYEALHGGPLYKTNPDQCCADRKIKVLKEAAKGWHAWMSGIRRDQSPDRAKAPIVGWDKKFNLVKISPLANWTKKDIWKLITDENIPYNPLHDQGYPSIGCWPCTRAVMFGEDERSGRWSGFQKTECGLHTSE from the coding sequence ATGTCTGAACCGAGCAGTCCTGTGCCAGTTACGGCTGGGGCGTCCACTCCGGGCCGGACGCCTGCTATACCAGCGGCCTCGCAGACCGATGCCCAGCCGCTGGTGGCCACGGATGAACTGCTCGCGTTTTTGGCCGCGGAAAGCCAGAAGCTCGAATCGGCCACGCCGCAGGAAATTGTTCGCTGGGCGGTCGAGCACTATTTTCCCAAGCTGACCATGGCCACGGCCTTCGGTCCCGAAGGCTGCGCGATCATTCACATGATTGCTCAAGTCGAACCGCGGGTGCATGTGTTCAATCTCGAAACCGGCTACCAATTCAAAGAAACGATGGAGCTGCGCGAAAAAATCGCTCAGCGTTACGGCATCGAAGTCGAGTTCAAACGGCCCGACACCACGGTCGAAGTGTACGAGGCGCTGCACGGCGGCCCGTTGTATAAAACCAACCCCGATCAATGCTGCGCCGACCGCAAAATCAAAGTGCTGAAGGAAGCCGCCAAAGGTTGGCACGCTTGGATGAGCGGCATCCGCCGCGATCAAAGCCCCGACCGCGCCAAAGCGCCCATCGTGGGCTGGGATAAAAAATTCAACCTGGTGAAAATCAGCCCGCTGGCAAACTGGACCAAGAAGGATATTTGGAAACTGATTACCGACGAGAACATTCCGTACAACCCATTGCATGATCAGGGCTATCCCAGCATCGGCTGCTGGCCTTGCACACGGGCTGTCATGTTCGGCGAAGACGAACGCTCCGGCCGTTGGAGCGGCTTCCAAAAAACCGAGTGCGGGTTGCATACGAGTGAGTAA
- a CDS encoding Rrf2 family transcriptional regulator: protein MKFSAKTEYACLAVLELARAYEQGEPVRIRTIAEEHGIPARFLVQILLQLKGAGLVNSTRGAAGGYQLMRSPEEITLEEVMSVADGKERLPNPAGAKSPTRRALLKAWRDVALARQEMLRDITFADLVQRAGGEVEQMYHI, encoded by the coding sequence ATGAAATTCTCCGCCAAAACTGAATACGCTTGTCTGGCCGTGCTGGAGTTGGCCCGGGCTTACGAACAAGGCGAGCCGGTGCGCATTCGCACCATTGCCGAGGAGCACGGCATCCCCGCGCGGTTTTTGGTGCAAATTCTGTTGCAGCTCAAAGGGGCTGGGCTGGTCAACAGCACGCGGGGAGCGGCGGGAGGCTATCAACTGATGCGGTCGCCGGAGGAAATCACTTTGGAAGAAGTGATGTCTGTGGCCGATGGCAAGGAAAGGCTGCCTAATCCGGCCGGCGCAAAATCGCCGACCCGCCGAGCCCTGTTGAAAGCCTGGCGCGACGTGGCTCTGGCCCGGCAGGAAATGCTGCGCGACATCACCTTCGCCGACTTGGTCCAGCGTGCCGGCGGCGAAGTCGAGCAGATGTACCATATCTGA
- a CDS encoding permease prefix domain 1-containing protein, with translation MSDREFENYLTLIGRLLRLNSKQREAIGEELRDHFESRLAELMGGGFSQAQAVQMALEEFGDAAGLATQFSKITQTRNRRILMRCTLASIVGLAAALIIALAVWPDNHAGKLMPRAVADPNPDPFAVDPVKTVAADSPAADAVHKNFTPSGPVPGESPDRLNAQTEDVLSQFGHFEFDGIPLTDVADYLADFAKLQIVFDSVALKDAGLDPTTIQVTMSLHHVRLKTFLDLILREKNLSYTISDGIISITTREKADTTLTTRVYDCQDILSASDPLPRVSVPRAEVRGSGAFDVGEGGGIGGGMGGASGTAKPDAKASAADTKAAGTGGGGGLGGPAGEVGKGIGGGTSNPAHLDSPADELIDIITSSTAPPSWSEQGGPGSIAYYKGLLVVNQTSELHEQVAMLLDQISHKLTARKQAGK, from the coding sequence ATGTCCGATCGTGAATTTGAAAACTACCTGACGCTGATCGGCCGCTTGCTACGGCTCAATTCCAAGCAGCGAGAAGCCATCGGCGAAGAATTGCGCGATCATTTCGAATCGCGCTTGGCGGAACTGATGGGCGGCGGATTTTCACAGGCCCAGGCCGTGCAAATGGCCCTGGAAGAATTTGGCGACGCCGCCGGCCTGGCGACCCAGTTCAGTAAGATCACCCAAACCCGGAACAGGAGAATTCTCATGCGCTGCACACTCGCCTCCATCGTCGGTTTAGCCGCCGCACTCATCATCGCCTTGGCCGTTTGGCCGGACAATCATGCCGGCAAGCTCATGCCCAGGGCGGTGGCCGATCCGAATCCCGATCCATTCGCCGTGGATCCTGTAAAAACCGTGGCCGCCGATTCGCCAGCGGCGGACGCAGTACACAAAAACTTCACGCCAAGCGGCCCGGTGCCGGGAGAATCGCCGGATCGGTTGAATGCCCAAACCGAAGACGTGCTCAGCCAATTCGGTCACTTTGAATTTGACGGTATACCCTTAACGGACGTGGCCGATTACCTGGCAGACTTCGCCAAATTGCAAATTGTTTTTGATTCGGTTGCCTTGAAAGATGCGGGACTCGATCCAACCACGATCCAGGTAACCATGAGTTTGCACCATGTTCGACTGAAGACATTTCTCGATCTGATCCTGCGAGAGAAGAATTTGAGCTATACGATCAGCGATGGCATCATTAGCATCACCACGCGGGAAAAAGCCGACACCACACTGACAACCCGTGTGTACGATTGCCAAGACATTTTATCTGCGTCCGACCCGCTTCCTAGAGTTTCTGTTCCGCGCGCTGAAGTTCGCGGCAGCGGAGCATTCGACGTTGGCGAAGGTGGAGGCATTGGCGGTGGCATGGGTGGAGCTTCAGGCACTGCCAAGCCCGACGCCAAAGCAAGTGCAGCCGACACTAAAGCAGCTGGTACCGGTGGCGGCGGGGGACTTGGCGGACCAGCCGGGGAAGTGGGCAAAGGCATCGGTGGAGGAACTTCCAACCCCGCACATTTGGATAGCCCAGCCGACGAGCTCATCGACATTATTACCTCGTCGACAGCGCCCCCAAGTTGGAGCGAGCAGGGTGGCCCGGGCAGCATTGCTTATTACAAGGGCTTGCTCGTAGTCAACCAAACCTCGGAACTTCACGAGCAGGTGGCCATGCTGCTGGATCAAATTTCCCACAAACTGACTGCCCGTAAACAAGCCGGCAAGTGA
- a CDS encoding permease prefix domain 1-containing protein, with translation MSDREFENYLTLIGRLLRLNSKQREAIGEELRDHFESRLAELMGSGFTHERAVQIALEEFGDAAGLATQFSKISQTRKRRILMRCTIASVLGLAAAVFLALAVWPDNHAPKMIDRAEAQSLEKPQTSAAQRSENQQQRHLFRLQNVFCSNIAGTLTKAYPPGDGTGALVVAEPTSNSLLVSAPPETLKEISNLIAEIDSPYPSIAVDVWFVKLQPETEFLQAGRRTAVLNQLLQLEREGKAAVTNHFQLTCSDNQPAFAEQGERRPGIANPTTVNSNRTSTTTHESIGTTIQVQARVSSGNVIIMSLDAEKSTAVAQVKDGAVGPGLKAAERSELPAPTNIAILGQSTIRIARGDIVNLTGVESMPDESAGSYQILISADVLPQGETAK, from the coding sequence ATGTCCGACCGCGAATTTGAAAATTACTTGACGCTGATCGGCCGTTTGCTGCGGCTCAATTCCAAGCAGCGGGAAGCCATTGGCGAGGAATTGCGCGATCATTTCGAATCGCGCCTGGCGGAACTGATGGGTAGCGGTTTTACGCACGAGCGGGCTGTGCAAATTGCCTTGGAAGAATTCGGCGATGCCGCCGGCCTGGCGACGCAGTTCAGCAAAATTTCCCAAACCCGGAAAAGGAGAATTCTCATGCGCTGCACAATTGCATCAGTCCTCGGCTTAGCGGCGGCGGTATTTTTGGCGTTGGCAGTGTGGCCCGATAATCATGCTCCCAAAATGATCGACCGAGCAGAGGCCCAATCGCTCGAGAAGCCGCAAACGTCGGCTGCTCAACGGAGCGAGAACCAACAGCAAAGACATCTCTTTCGGCTTCAAAACGTGTTCTGCTCCAATATCGCCGGCACGCTCACGAAAGCGTATCCCCCCGGCGATGGCACGGGAGCTTTGGTGGTTGCTGAACCTACTTCCAACAGCTTGCTCGTTTCTGCGCCGCCGGAGACGCTCAAAGAAATTTCGAACCTGATCGCGGAAATAGATAGCCCTTACCCTTCAATTGCCGTCGATGTCTGGTTCGTCAAATTGCAGCCGGAAACGGAGTTTTTACAAGCAGGTCGGCGCACCGCAGTCCTTAACCAATTACTTCAGTTGGAGAGAGAAGGAAAAGCGGCCGTTACAAATCACTTCCAATTGACGTGCTCGGACAATCAGCCTGCGTTTGCAGAACAAGGAGAACGCAGGCCTGGCATTGCCAACCCAACCACCGTAAATTCGAACCGAACATCGACCACCACCCATGAGAGTATTGGCACGACCATTCAAGTGCAGGCACGTGTCAGTTCCGGCAACGTCATCATTATGAGTTTAGATGCGGAAAAATCGACAGCAGTTGCGCAAGTAAAAGATGGCGCGGTCGGACCTGGATTGAAGGCGGCTGAACGGTCGGAACTGCCGGCGCCAACCAATATCGCGATCCTCGGACAGTCGACAATCCGTATCGCACGCGGAGATATCGTGAACCTGACCGGAGTGGAAAGTATGCCCGACGAGAGCGCGGGCTCTTATCAAATCCTGATTTCCGCCGACGTGCTTCCCCAAGGTGAGACTGCAAAATAA
- a CDS encoding helix-turn-helix transcriptional regulator gives MAGKLSSELLRGSLDLMILSVLADEAMYGYSIQKRLADASNQAVQLQAGTLYPLLHRLESDKLIRSRWERSTGRGRKWYELTAAGHRRMHQQASEWHSYVACLKQLLPSMSVIARSGMATEST, from the coding sequence ATGGCCGGTAAACTCAGCAGCGAATTGTTACGCGGAAGTTTGGATTTGATGATTCTGTCGGTCCTCGCCGACGAGGCGATGTACGGTTACTCGATTCAAAAACGATTGGCCGATGCCAGCAATCAGGCGGTCCAATTGCAGGCCGGCACGCTGTATCCGCTGTTGCACCGCTTGGAATCGGACAAGCTGATCCGCAGCCGGTGGGAACGGTCCACCGGCCGTGGCCGCAAATGGTACGAGCTAACCGCCGCCGGTCACCGCCGGATGCATCAGCAAGCCAGCGAGTGGCACAGTTACGTGGCGTGCTTGAAACAATTACTTCCTTCGATGTCGGTCATTGCCCGCTCGGGCATGGCGACGGAATCAACATAA